In the genome of Acidobacteriota bacterium, one region contains:
- a CDS encoding formylglycine-generating enzyme family protein codes for MKKAMQSANERSNASSARSRPRLLYGVAVVLTLAASIAFFLGKDKWLAQRRDASHPAQHSGGHGSSAKQPDAESAALVSISSTPPPGTAPDGMVWIPGGTFWMGCDDCDMPDTQPVHLVAVDGFWVDSTPVTNGQFAQFVKATGYVTIAERKPDPKDYPGVDPGKLVAGSAVFSPPAKDVALDDIRQWWGYVPGASWKHPEGPASTIEGREDHPVVHIAWEDAVAYAKWAGKRLPTEAEFEFAARGGMDRNRYAWGNELKPGGKWLANIWQGRFPTNDLAEDGYQRTSPVTAFPANGFGLCDVGGNVWQWCADWYRPDYFATLAASGVSRNPQGPADSYDPQEPGIAKRVQKGGSFLCSDRYCSRYLVGSRGRGAVDSGGSNTGFRCVKSQ; via the coding sequence ATGAAGAAGGCGATGCAATCAGCGAATGAAAGGAGCAACGCATCATCGGCTCGCTCAAGGCCCCGGCTGTTGTACGGCGTCGCTGTAGTTCTCACTTTGGCCGCGTCAATCGCATTCTTCCTTGGCAAGGATAAGTGGTTGGCCCAGCGGCGGGATGCTTCGCACCCGGCTCAACACTCAGGCGGTCACGGCTCCAGCGCAAAGCAGCCGGATGCGGAATCAGCCGCGCTTGTCAGCATAAGCAGCACACCGCCGCCCGGCACGGCGCCGGATGGCATGGTCTGGATTCCCGGCGGGACGTTCTGGATGGGTTGCGATGACTGCGATATGCCGGACACGCAGCCCGTGCATCTGGTTGCCGTGGATGGCTTCTGGGTGGACAGCACACCGGTGACGAACGGCCAGTTCGCGCAGTTCGTGAAAGCCACCGGTTACGTCACAATCGCGGAACGCAAGCCAGATCCGAAAGACTACCCCGGAGTGGATCCGGGTAAGCTTGTCGCCGGCTCGGCGGTGTTCTCTCCTCCCGCGAAGGATGTGGCTCTTGACGACATAAGGCAGTGGTGGGGATACGTGCCGGGCGCGAGTTGGAAGCACCCGGAAGGTCCCGCCAGCACGATAGAAGGCCGTGAGGATCATCCGGTAGTGCATATCGCTTGGGAGGACGCGGTCGCTTATGCGAAGTGGGCAGGGAAGCGTTTGCCAACCGAAGCGGAGTTCGAGTTTGCCGCGCGCGGCGGAATGGATCGCAACCGTTACGCGTGGGGCAACGAGTTGAAGCCGGGCGGCAAGTGGTTAGCGAACATCTGGCAGGGCCGCTTTCCTACAAACGACCTTGCCGAAGACGGTTATCAGCGCACGTCGCCGGTTACCGCTTTTCCGGCTAACGGCTTCGGCCTGTGCGACGTGGGCGGCAATGTTTGGCAATGGTGCGCCGATTGGTATCGCCCCGATTATTTCGCGACGCTGGCGGCGAGCGGAGTGAGTAGGAATCCGCAAGGTCCGGCGGATAGCTACGATCCTCAGGAGCCGGGAATCGCCAAGCGCGTGCAGAAGGGCGGCTCTTTCTTGTGCAGCGACCGCTATTGCTCGCGGTACCTAGTCGGGAGCCGAGGCCGAGGCGCCGTTGACAGCGGAGGATCGAATACTGGTTTTCGGTGTGTGAAATCGCAGTAA